The following are from one region of the Mucilaginibacter terrenus genome:
- a CDS encoding sensor histidine kinase, with product MKKKSIALIIGLMSLALLGVVAMQFYFLRQSYQMQSEEFNRSVNDALSSVVTKVAKQDAITFLNAKTKVRPFAPNSVSITRISINGNSVDANDSIKLKKLRSKRERKLAVLRDSLKRMIMHKKQEEEVAALMQQGTLNLRIRIEEITDEFGNVQARMIPEIVKGPKTVKRHIYKYDTLRGTYIDPQFGPQVVTAATLNPLWVREQQRLQKEKQFKQVKKMLEADSIENAPKSKARANVIANLAEEYRKSSEPLEKRLNGFWIDSLLRFELHNRGIFLPFSYEVTTANSDSLIFSSAMDTQGKKPEFIDANTYQKAIFSNEVVNDPGKIKLFFPEKNSFILGNMTATMGTTGGLLLVLIFCFGYTIFSILRQKKISEMKIDFINNMTHEFKTPVSTIMIASEALKDDEIAEDKTRVARLANVIYEENVRLGSHIERVLNIARIEKNDFKLDKKPIDANDMISVVLDSMALKLQKCNAVVNMHLHSENATILADELHFSNVIYNLVDNAVKYSKDAPEITVTTSNKNGELCVKVADKGIGMSRDQQSKIFEQFYRIPTGNLHDVKGFGLGLSYVNTIVKRLDGTISVKSEKDKGSEFELKFPLA from the coding sequence ATGAAGAAAAAGAGTATCGCGCTGATAATTGGTTTAATGAGTCTTGCGTTGCTGGGCGTAGTAGCTATGCAATTTTATTTTCTACGCCAATCATACCAAATGCAGTCCGAAGAGTTTAATCGTTCAGTGAACGATGCACTCAGCAGCGTAGTTACGAAAGTTGCCAAGCAGGATGCTATTACGTTTTTGAACGCGAAAACGAAAGTAAGGCCGTTTGCTCCAAACTCTGTATCTATAACCAGGATCAGCATTAACGGCAACTCTGTTGATGCTAACGACTCTATAAAACTAAAAAAGCTACGATCTAAACGGGAACGTAAGCTGGCAGTGCTCCGCGACAGCCTTAAGCGGATGATCATGCACAAAAAACAGGAGGAAGAGGTTGCCGCATTAATGCAGCAAGGCACACTTAACCTGCGAATACGCATTGAGGAAATAACAGATGAGTTTGGGAATGTACAGGCCAGAATGATCCCTGAGATTGTTAAGGGGCCAAAAACAGTAAAACGGCACATTTATAAATATGATACTTTACGCGGCACCTACATAGATCCGCAGTTTGGCCCGCAGGTAGTGACAGCCGCTACGCTCAATCCTCTTTGGGTCCGTGAGCAGCAGCGGTTGCAAAAAGAGAAACAGTTTAAGCAGGTAAAGAAAATGCTTGAGGCGGACTCTATTGAAAATGCTCCCAAGAGTAAGGCCCGCGCCAACGTAATAGCTAACCTGGCTGAGGAATACCGGAAATCAAGCGAACCGCTGGAAAAGCGGCTCAACGGCTTCTGGATAGATTCGTTACTAAGGTTTGAACTGCACAACAGGGGCATCTTTCTCCCTTTTAGTTATGAGGTGACCACTGCTAATAGCGATTCGCTTATTTTTTCGAGTGCTATGGACACCCAGGGCAAAAAACCGGAGTTTATTGATGCCAATACATACCAGAAGGCCATTTTCAGCAACGAAGTAGTTAATGATCCCGGGAAGATTAAACTCTTTTTTCCGGAAAAGAACTCCTTTATACTTGGCAATATGACCGCCACCATGGGTACTACCGGCGGCCTTTTACTGGTACTTATCTTTTGTTTTGGGTATACTATATTCTCCATTTTAAGGCAGAAGAAGATCTCCGAAATGAAGATAGACTTCATCAACAACATGACCCACGAGTTTAAAACACCTGTGTCAACCATAATGATTGCCAGCGAGGCACTAAAGGATGATGAAATAGCAGAGGATAAAACACGGGTGGCACGCCTCGCCAATGTTATTTATGAAGAAAACGTGCGCCTTGGAAGCCACATAGAACGCGTGCTGAACATTGCCCGCATTGAAAAGAACGACTTTAAGCTTGACAAGAAGCCGATTGATGCAAACGATATGATCAGCGTGGTATTAGACAGCATGGCTCTTAAACTTCAAAAATGCAATGCCGTGGTTAACATGCACCTCCACTCGGAGAACGCAACAATACTCGCCGATGAGCTGCATTTTAGCAATGTAATATACAACCTGGTAGATAATGCCGTTAAGTACAGTAAAGATGCACCTGAAATAACAGTTACCACCTCTAATAAGAACGGTGAACTGTGCGTAAAGGTAGCTGATAAAGGTATAGGCATGAGCCGGGATCAGCAAAGCAAAATATTTGAGCAGTTTTACCGCATACCTACTGGCAACCTGCACGATGTTAAAGGCTTTGGGCTGGGGCTGAGCTATGTGAATACCATTGTGAAGAGGCTGGATGGAACTATCAGCGTAAAGAGCGAGAAAGATAAGGGTTCTGAATTTGAACTGAAGTTTCCCCTGGCTTAA
- a CDS encoding response regulator transcription factor: protein MKKILLVEDDPNLGLLLQDYLQLKGKFDVELCKDGEEGLRAFTKQEYDLIILDVMMPKKDGFTLGKEIRKINPGVPIIFATAKAMIEDKTQAFNLGGDDYITKPFRIEELLLRINALLKRADKADKQTDDSPTQFTLGSYKFDYTTQLITRSDVNQKLSTKEAQLLRLLCLRKNEVLTREEALLNIWHDDNYFNGRSMDVFLSKIRKYLKDDPSVEIINVHGKGYKLLIN from the coding sequence ATGAAGAAGATATTATTAGTTGAAGATGACCCTAACCTTGGCCTCCTGCTGCAGGACTACCTGCAACTGAAAGGGAAATTTGACGTTGAGCTTTGCAAAGACGGTGAAGAAGGATTACGGGCCTTTACCAAGCAGGAGTACGACCTGATCATTCTGGATGTGATGATGCCAAAAAAAGATGGCTTTACGCTGGGTAAAGAAATACGTAAGATAAACCCTGGTGTGCCTATTATTTTTGCTACTGCGAAAGCCATGATAGAGGACAAAACCCAGGCATTTAATTTGGGCGGGGATGACTACATCACTAAGCCTTTCCGTATAGAAGAACTTTTACTGCGCATCAACGCGTTGCTCAAACGTGCCGACAAAGCCGATAAGCAAACCGACGATAGCCCTACACAATTTACGCTGGGCAGCTACAAGTTTGATTACACCACTCAGCTCATTACCCGGTCAGATGTGAATCAAAAGCTATCTACCAAAGAAGCACAGCTATTACGGTTATTGTGCCTTCGTAAGAACGAGGTGCTTACCCGCGAAGAAGCCCTGCTGAACATCTGGCACGACGACAATTACTTCAATGGCCGTAGCATGGATGTTTTCTTAAGCAAAATACGCAAGTACTTAAAAGATGACCCTTCGGTTGAGATCATTAATGTGCATGGAAAGGGTTACAAGCTGCTGATCAATTAA
- a CDS encoding M28 family metallopeptidase, whose amino-acid sequence MKLKLLYTCVALAGITGSALAQETVDQAAVAKIREEGLSHSKVMETAFYLTDVAGPRLSGSPGLKRAQDWAVNQLKSWGMANAKLEPWGKFGKGWEVQKNYAAITVPYYHAIIAIPKAWTPSTNGIVKGEVVLVKADTTTDLDKYKGKLAGKIVIFDAQQKLTRSTNPDLSRYTDEQLDKMAAATMQPAGPRRQFDANSPAFAARRRMLAMRTAINKFLLDEKVGLILSQGRGTDGTTFTTNGASYADTAKAVAPELETSGEDYLRILRLVKAGQKVEMEAEIKTEFFNKDLQGYNVVAEIPGTDKKLKEQVIMIGGHLDSWHGATGATDNAAGSAVMMEAMRILKAIGYKPKRTIRIALWSSEEQGLFGSRGYVAQHFGDPRTMELKPEQAKLDAYYNLDNGTGKIRGIYLQGDSAAGPIFKAWLAPFKDLGATTVTVSNTGGTDHQSFDAVGLPGFQFIQDGMDYNTRTHHSNQDTYDRLSEDDLKQAATIVASFVYNTSERAAMIPRKALPTPPPAVTPPPATPRN is encoded by the coding sequence ATGAAATTAAAACTACTTTACACCTGCGTTGCACTCGCAGGCATTACCGGTTCTGCCTTGGCGCAGGAAACCGTAGATCAAGCCGCCGTAGCCAAAATACGGGAGGAAGGCCTTAGCCACTCCAAAGTAATGGAGACTGCATTTTACCTTACCGATGTTGCGGGGCCACGTTTATCCGGTTCACCGGGCTTAAAACGCGCGCAGGACTGGGCTGTTAACCAACTGAAAAGCTGGGGAATGGCAAATGCTAAACTGGAACCATGGGGTAAATTTGGTAAAGGCTGGGAAGTACAAAAGAACTATGCAGCTATTACCGTGCCTTACTACCACGCCATCATCGCTATCCCTAAAGCATGGACACCAAGCACCAACGGCATTGTAAAAGGCGAAGTTGTTTTGGTGAAGGCAGATACCACTACCGATCTTGACAAATACAAAGGCAAACTGGCCGGGAAGATTGTGATATTTGATGCGCAGCAAAAACTTACCCGCAGCACCAACCCTGATCTTTCTCGTTATACTGATGAGCAGCTGGATAAAATGGCCGCTGCTACTATGCAGCCTGCCGGTCCGCGCCGCCAGTTTGATGCCAACAGCCCTGCTTTTGCAGCACGCCGCCGCATGCTGGCCATGCGTACTGCAATTAACAAGTTTTTACTTGACGAAAAAGTCGGCCTTATACTTAGCCAGGGCCGCGGTACAGACGGTACCACATTTACTACTAACGGTGCTTCTTACGCAGATACCGCTAAGGCCGTAGCACCGGAACTGGAAACCAGCGGCGAAGATTACCTGCGCATCCTTCGCCTGGTAAAAGCCGGCCAGAAGGTAGAAATGGAAGCCGAGATTAAAACAGAATTTTTTAACAAGGACCTGCAAGGCTATAACGTAGTTGCCGAAATACCTGGTACAGATAAGAAATTAAAAGAACAGGTGATCATGATAGGTGGCCACCTTGATTCATGGCATGGCGCTACAGGTGCTACAGATAACGCCGCGGGCAGCGCCGTAATGATGGAAGCAATGCGCATCCTTAAAGCTATTGGTTACAAACCAAAACGCACTATACGTATTGCACTTTGGAGCAGTGAAGAACAAGGTTTGTTTGGTTCACGTGGTTACGTGGCACAACACTTCGGCGACCCACGTACCATGGAGCTAAAACCAGAACAGGCTAAACTTGATGCTTACTACAACTTAGATAACGGCACCGGCAAGATCCGCGGCATTTACCTGCAGGGTGATTCGGCCGCCGGACCTATATTTAAAGCCTGGCTGGCACCTTTCAAAGACCTTGGTGCAACCACCGTTACGGTTAGCAATACCGGCGGCACCGACCACCAAAGCTTTGATGCTGTTGGCCTACCGGGCTTCCAGTTCATACAGGATGGCATGGACTACAATACCCGTACCCACCACAGCAACCAGGATACTTACGACCGCCTGAGCGAAGACGATCTGAAACAAGCTGCTACAATTGTTGCATCATTTGTATATAACACCAGCGAACGTGCAGCCATGA